A stretch of Fusarium poae strain DAOMC 252244 chromosome 2, whole genome shotgun sequence DNA encodes these proteins:
- a CDS encoding hypothetical protein (SECRETED:SignalP(1-18)~TransMembrane:2 (n3-14c18/19o74-93i131-154o)), whose product MPILASLVSSWLGVPAASENKPTPQQTQEATILSRQASPKTGSITTATSTPQTTRESPSSTISAHQQSTWERSFRQMGLLLTGAGFLAASVAVSRRSVLRMRKDSFPKFYSSNRNPVKVDMGERSFLAAQALGLATLNVMSFGVMLVGGISWSFDLASVAELRERTQAAVRRPGSVDPEDEKAMEELMEDLMGKLGMEKPQKPSDTPEENEK is encoded by the coding sequence ATGCCTATCCTCGCTTCATTAGTGAGCTCATGGCTTGGCGTACCGGCGGCTTCTGAAAACAAACCCACGCCTCAGCAGACTCAAGAAGCAACAATATTATCTCGCCAGGCCTCGCCAAAAACTGGCTCTATCACCACTGCAACATCAACTCCACAGACAACAAGAGAATCACCGTCATCAACAATATCCGCACACCAGCAGTCAACATGGGAACGCTCATTTAGACAAATGGGCTTATTACTGACTGGAGCAGGGTTTCTTGCTGCATCCGTAGCCGTGTCACGACGCTCAGTGCTACGGATGCGTAAGGACTCCTTCCCAAAATTCTACTCTTCCAACCGGAATCCTGTCAAGGTCGACATGGGGGAGCGATCTTTCCTAGCCGCCCAGGCTCTTGGACTTGCCACGCTAAATGTCATGAGCTTTGGTGTCATGCTGGTCGGGGGAATTTCATGGTCTTTTGATCTCGCGTCTGTTGCGGAACTAAGGGAGCGGACTCAGGCAGCAGTCCGCAGGCCTGGATCGGTGGATCCCGAAGATGAGAAGGCGATGGAGGAACTTATGGAGGACCTCATGGGTAAGCTCGGGATGGAGAAACCGCAGAAACCTTCAGATACCCCAGAGGAAAACGAGAAGTGA
- a CDS encoding hypothetical protein (BUSCO:5819at5125): protein MDINDPPKNSDYTSGRIRFEPPPNEGFWETAVHVVPHPDPRRKSEPVEIYVRLDKRVPEGFTRSPVCKDRRHPTVTTLYPMALEFGTMLEENSMKILKSIIGPVGEGKLKLTINLNRREMTVFFPMEIANRGGRGVRQHKVVIDFSAMKNIYQSTTDGESCAIMLPLEVPPRYYWRTPDIRSILSDEVKTWYAGDSWNRATDIVEGASLPMQYPIALNNDFDGSNFIDIGRWTTLRFVLDGKTEEANDLNRQLVSVLHDFNITTIVRNDFQAAHGTHGEMWKYLDHDASVKGHNASQALSLFYEDSFVYLPFEVRYQLEVCISQRQLNEHKITKEFLDKLASMPPHIAKEYLEFAAARVPKDGHPMTTDPMSIFDSQRDSGDNYKSISRIPQYCGLVRRAIITPTTIRYSTPNVEVSNRVMRRYRNIQDRFLRIQFTEEMEKKGIAVNKDQNDEIYKKVLRTMYKGIRIGDRLYEFLAFGNSQLRANGAYFFCRTEYVSCDDIRQWMGQFSHIKVVAKYAARLGQCFSTTRDVRGISSPNTLQIPDIDRNGYCFTDGVGKISIFLAKLVSEDMALDVCADPSAFQFRMGGCKGVLAIWPKDAKGTEVHIRESQKKFESNSKGLEIIRWARYSTATLNQQTIPILECLGVPIQSFTTLLDQQLRQYELAMKDNNVAIEMLERFRDDQQSHSCLADLLKADFKTETLQEPFVVNVVNLWRSWSIKALKEKARIHMQNSAFVLGCVDETGTLRGHSLDTEGSKEKDVGRLPQIFLQISDPKKYNTTYIIQGVCIVGRNPSLHPGDIRVVEAVDCKALHHLKDVVVFPSTGDRPVPNMLSGGDLDGDDFFVIWEKSLIPREWNYPPMNYSPPKPTELERDVNVDDLRNFFVKYLKNDKLPLIAISHRAFADKLGPKSPECLELAELHSKAVDYPKTGEPATLRRDQQHRTWPHFMEKNNSYRSRKALGVIYDKVVHKTVDFNPVWDSPFDKRIIKRFELDNETLKAARKIKTEYDAAVRRILSQNALKTEFELFTSFPLTKPPVGSDFKFAEDLSCEFRSLREHYQDMCIEAAGGKDAENLEPFVAAMYTITEEQIKTALFEHDRGPINDAGTIVQPRKLEPKSMPLISFPWIFHGVMCRIATDGVVDPRANLGTHKATRQSFTRDNMAPRNISPVAGKVQSMNVGSVSEEVGSMEGGKDTADGEKELSGKDGVLEEHVSDSASDSVDSEKDEKLEEDDAIDRLNDLIDG from the exons ATGGACATCAACGACCCACCAAAGAATTCTGATTACACAAGCGGTAGAATCAGGTTCGAGCCACCTCCAAACGAAGGCTTCTGGGAAACTGCTGTTCATGTCGTTCCTCACCCTGACCCAAGACGAAAGTCGGAGCCTGTCGAGATTTATGTTCGCCTAGACAAACGCGTGCCGGAAGGCTTCACCAGGAGCCCGGTGTGTAAAGATCGCCGTCATCCCACTGTGACAACGCTGTATCCAATGGCCCTTGAGTTTGGGACCATGTTGGAAGAAAACTCGATGAAGATCTTGAAATCAATAATCGGTCCAGTCGGTGAAGGGAAATTGAAGCTTACGATTAATTTGAACCGCCGCGAAATGACGGTGTTCTTTCCCATGGAGATCGCAAACCGGGGCGGAAGAGGTGTTAGGCAGCACAAAGTTGTCATTGACTTTTCGGCCATGAAGAATATCTACCAATCGACAACAGACGGCGAAAGCTGTGCTATTATGCTTCCCCTGGAGGTACCTCCTCGATACTATTGGAGGACACCCGACATACGCTCTATTCTGTCCGATGAAGTCAAGACTTGGTACGCCGGGGACAGCTGGAATCGAGCCACGGACATCGTTGAAGGGGCTAGCCTGCCTATGCAATACCCTATCGCTTTGAACAACGACTTCGACGGTTCTAATTTTATCGACATTGGTCGCTGGACCACTCTTAGATTTGTACTTGATGGAAAAACCGAAGAAGCCAATGACCTCAACCGCCAACTAGTCAGCGTGTTGCACGATTTCAACATTACCACCATAGTTCGGAATGATTTTCAAGCCGCTCATGGAACACATGGGGAAATGTGGAAGTACTTGGATCATGATGCATCTGTCAAAGGCCATAACGCAAGCCAGGCGCTGAGCCTGTTTTACGAGGATTCGTTTGTTTACCTCCCTTTCGAAGTCCGGTATCAACTTGAAGTTTGTATCTCTCAGAGACAGCTTAACGAACACAAGATTACCAAGGAGTTTCTAGACAAGCTGGCTAGTATGCCACCACATATAGCCAAAGAGTACCTCGAGTTTGCAGCCGCGCGAGTACCGAAGGATGGCCACCCAATGACGACGGACCCTATGTCTATCTTTGATTCCCAGCGCGACAGCGGAGATAACTACAAATCAATTTCGCGAATTCCTCAATACTGTGGTCTTGTCCGGAGGGCTATAATCACCCCAACTACGATCCGGTACTCTACTCCCAATGTTGAGGTGTCGAACCGAGTTATGCGTCGATACAGAAATATCCAGGATCGTTTTCTCAGGATACAGTTCACCGAAGAGATGGAGAAAAAGGGGATCGCAGTGAACAAGGACCAAAACGACGAGATCTACAAGAAGGTTCTGCGTACCATGTATAAGGGTATTCGTATCGGCGACCGCCTGTATGAATTCCTTGCATTCGGTAATTCGCAGCTCAGAGCGAACGGTGCATACTTCTTCTGCCGTACAGAATATGTCTCTTGTGACGATATACGCCAGTGGATGGGCCAGTTCAGTCACATAAAGGTCGTGGCAAAATATGCTGCCCGACTTGGACAATGTTTTTCCACTACTCGTGATGTTCGTGGCATTTCCTCTCCAAATACTCTTCAGATACCCGACATCGACAGAAATGGCTACTGCTTCACAGACGGTGTTGGAAAGATATCTATATTCCTTGCCAAACTGGTGAGCGAAGACATGGCTTTAGACGTTTGTGCCGACCCCTCCGCCTTTCAATTTCGCATGGGGGGCTGCAAAGGTGTACTTGCTATTTGGCCCAAAGACGCCAAAGGTACGGAGGTACACATTCGCGAGTCACAGAAGAAGTTCGAGTCCAACTCTAAGGGTCTCGAGATCATCCGCTGGGCTAGGTATTCGACAGCGACATTGAATCAACAAACTATCCCGATTCTGGAATGCCTTGGCGTGCCTATTCAGTCATTTACAACTTTGCTTGATCAGCAGCTAAGGCAGTATGAATTGGCTATGAAGGACAACAACGTCGCAATTGAGATGTTGGAGAGATTTCGTGATGATCAGCAGAGTCACTCATGCCTTGCCGACCTTCTTAAGGCGGACTTCAAGACTGAAACCCTCCAAGAGCCATTTGTTGTCAATGTCGTCAACCTTTGGCGGTCATGGTCTATTAAGGCCTTGAAAGAGAAAGCCCGCATTCATATGCAGAACAGTGCCTTTGTACTCGGCTGTGTTGATGAGACAGGCACTCTCCGAGGACATTCTCTTGATACAGAGGGAtccaaagaaaaagacgtcGGCCGGCTACCGCAAATCTTCCTCCAGATCAGCGACCCAAAAAAATATAACACGACCTACATCATTCAAGGAGTATGTATCGTGGGACGCAATCCATCGCTCCATCCGGGAGACATTCGTGTTGTCGAAGCAGTAGATTGCAAAGCACTACATCACCTCAAGGATGTCGTTGTGTTCCCATCGACCGGAGATCGACCTGTGCCGAACATGCTGTCTGGTGGCGATCTTGACGGAGACGACTTTTTTGTCATATGGGAGAAAAGCTTGATACCCCGTGAGTGGAATTACCCGCCGATGAACTACTCTCCCCCCAAACCCACGGAGCTAGAACGTGATGTCAATGTCGACGATCTCAGAAACTTCTTTGTCAAATACCTAAAGAACGACAAACTCCCACTCATTGCAATATCCCATCGAGCATTTGCAGATAAACTAGGCCCAAAATCACCAGAGT GTCTCGAGCTTGCAGAGTTACACTCCAAAGCCGTGGACTACCCTAAAACTGGTGAGCCGGCGACTTTACGACGCGATCAACAGCATCGCACATGGCCTCATTTCATGGAGAAGAACAATTCATATCGCTCCAGGAAAGCCCTCGGGGTTATTTATGACAAGGTCGTTCATAAGACAGTCGATTTCAACCCTGTCTGGGATAGCCCGTTCGACAAGCGCATCATCAAAAGGTTCGAACTTGACAACGAGACTCTCAAAGCAGCAAGGAAGATCAAGACCGAGTACGATGCAGCTGTGCGCCGAATTTTAAGCCAGAATGCTCTGAAGACTGAGTTCGAGCTCTTTACTAGCTTTCCCTTGACCAAGCCTCCGGTTGGTTCGGACTTCAAGTTTGCAGAGGATCTCAGCTGCGAGTTTCGCAGCCTTAGAGAACATTACCAAGACATGTGCATCGAGGCCGCGGGCGGAAAAGATGCCGAGAATCTTGAGCCATTTGTCGCAGCCATGTACACCATCACTGAGGAGCAAATCAAAACTGCACTATTTGAACATGACCGAGGACCAATCAACGATGCAGGAACCATTGTGCAGCCTCGGAAACTCGAGCCAAAGTCCATGCCGCTTATTAGCTTTCCCTGGATTTTCCATGGGGTGATGTGTCGCATTGCAACTGATGGCGTTGTTGATCCTAGGGCCAACTTAGGCACACACAAAGCGACTCGACAGTCTTTCACTCGCGATAACATGGCACCTAGGAACATCAGCCCAGTGGCGGGTAAAGTCCAATCAATGAATGTCGGATCGGTCTCAGAGGAGGTCGGTTCCATGGAAGGTGGAAAGGACACAGCTGATGGAGAAAAAGAACTTTCTGGAAAAGACGGCGTTCTTGAGGAGCACGTAAGTGACAGTGCCTCAGATTCGGTCGACTCGGAGAAGGATGAGAAattggaagaagacgatgccATCGATCGTTTGAACGATTTAATTGATGGGTAG
- a CDS encoding hypothetical protein (BUSCO:50370at5125): MPKPKNKASKPGKVEASASPPQTPPSWPAFKPPLPVVDLAPEPHPLTSKVVLIPSFFPRSLCRDYVAFLKTLPLQTTPGRPKRGEAVRVNDRFQVDSQDFATRLWEQTGLKEALSQGDIEEMWGGEPVGLSPNIRIYRYSKGQFFDCHYDDSNNLTLPLDPPMPVKTTWTLLLYLTSTAEGCIGGETVFYPRDRRSQRDEIAVPLDTGMLLLHKHGDDCLLHEGREVTAGEKWVIRTDLCIKR; the protein is encoded by the exons ATGCCAAAGCCAAAAAACAAGGCTTCCAAGCCTGGTAAAGTGGAAGCCTCAGCATCGCCACCACAGACTCctccatcatggccagcTTTCAAGCCTCCTCTGCCTGTAGTCGACCTTGCCCCTGAGCCCCATCCTTTGACATCAAAGGTGGTTCTTATACCTTCGTTCTTTCCACGATCTCTTTGTCGCGACTACGTTGCTTTCCTCAAAACCCTGCCTCTTCAAACAACACCTGGTCGGCCCAAGCGGGGCGAGGCAGTGAGGGTTAATGATCGTTTCCAGGTTGATAGTCAAGACTTTGCTACCCGATTATGGGAGCAAACTGGATTGAAAGAGGCCTTATCACAGGGAGATATCGAAGAAATGTG GGGTGGTGAGCCAGTCGGATTATCCCCCAACATTCGTATATATCGCTATTCCAAAGGGCAATTCTTTGACTGTCATT ACGACGACTCTAATAACCTTACTCTACCGCTAGATCCCCCAATGCCAGTGAAAACCACATGGACCCTTTTACTCTACCTTACATCTACTGCCGAGGGGTGTATTGGGGGCGAGACAGTGTTTTATCCAAGGGATCGCAGGTCGCAACGAGATGAGATCGCAGTCCCTCTTGACACCGGCATGCTTCTTCTGCACAAGCATGGCGATGACTGTCTTCTT CATGAAGGGCGAGAAGTCACTGCAGGCGAGAAATGGGTCATCAGGACTGATCTTTGTATAAAGCGATGA